In the genome of Pseudomonas sp. Teo4, the window AAACAGCAAACGCGCTCGGCGCCGCGCCAACCAGGGGTTGTCACTGCTCAGGCCGTGCAAGGCCGCGAGGATGGCATCGGGTGATTCGCCTTGTTCCAGGCCCTCGGCACACTGGTGCAAGGCCATCGCAAGATCGACCTCTGCCCGCTCACGTAACGCTCGGGAGTCCGCGCTGAACGGCACTGCTTCAAAACGCAGCAGGCCCAGGTCGGCAAGCACGAACTCAGACCAATCCTGGTAAAGGTTGCCGAAAAACAGGAGACGGATGCGATCACACAAGGGCTGCAGGCGCCATTGAACGATGCGCACAGGAGCATCCTCAAACCATTCGGCCATCGGCCTGGCATCAAGCGCCAAGGCCTGCAACTGCGCCAGCCAATCACTTTTGGAGGCTTTGGGTCGGGTCAGCAGCCCTGCAAAGCCTGCAGCGAGCTCATCCTTGCGCAGCAGGGCAAACAGTTGTTCCAGGCTCAGGTATTCTGGCTCGCCGACCCAACCAAGCGCTTGCAATGGCCGCAGTGCAAGCATGGGGTCACCGATTTCAGCGTAATCGAGCCGGTCGCAACGAAACAGCTCGCCCTTGCGCATGACCATGCGCACCATCAGCGCCTGCGCAGGCTCCTCCAAACGGGTGAAGGCCTGGATGAACGCCAGCTCGTGGGCATCCAGCAGGTCCGCGTAGCGTTGTTCGACCCACAGCAACACCTCACGGAAGTTGTGCAGGTAATACAACGGGTCGTCGACGGAATGGGCAATCACGGGCAAAGTTGGGCAGCGGATAGAGGTACTGGTTATACATACAGACCCCTTGGACTTGCAAGCGTCATGGATCAGCGGTCAATCTGGCTCTACCAAAGGCCACCCGCCACGGGCTTGCAGAGCCAGGGCCAAACCCTGCAGCGCCTCCACCAGCGCTTGCGGCTGCTCGCCCAGCCAGGTCAGTGCCAAGTGCTGACGATAATGCCCCAGCGCGCTGTATCGCTGCCCAGGCACAACCTGCAATACCGGCCCAGACAAGCCCTCAGGCGACTGCGGCCGATGCAGACGCACCCATAACGTTCGCCCACCTTCAGGCATTTCAAATGCCACAAGCGCCCCTAGATGACGTTCGACCTGTTCGCAGAGCAGTTCCATGCGCCTAAGTAATTCGCCCTGCAACCCCCCCAGGTTGGCATCGACCTCGCCCCTGACCAGCACTTGGGCGAGCGCCAACTGGCGCAACGGCGCCAATAGAAAACCCCGTTGCGCAATGGCCGAGGGCAGAACCGGATGGCGGCATAGCATATAGGCATAGGGCGCCTCCGCCCCGACACTGGCCTCCAGTGAACCCAATACCATCAACCAGCGCGGGTCGACCCAGTCGCGCAGGCGCGAGCCTGGCGGCGCGCCGAAGCAGTGCTCACTGTCGAGGTCGTTTTCCAGCAACCAAACCGGGTGCTGGTTGACCAACTGTGCTATGCGCTGCTGATCGCGCAGCGGCATCAGACGCCCCTGGGGCATACCCAGGCAGGATGGCAAAATCAGCATTCGCACCGACTCACGACCGAGCAAGCATGACAGCCGCTGCAAATCCAGGCGTCCACAGTCACTCAGTGGCACCTCCAGCACCTGCATGTCACAACGTCGCAAGACCTGCAGCAAACGCCAGCAGCACGGTGAAGCCACCACCACTGTTGCCCCTCTCAGCGACAGTGCCTCCAGCACGGTTTCCAGCAAAGCCTGCACATCGGGGCCCAGGTGAACATCCTCACCGCACCAATATTGCCGGGATGAACGGGTGTAACGCTCGGCCAGGGCGTTGCGCAACCGCACGCCCCCGGTGTTATCCCACGCGGTCGCGGCCCGCTGCCGAGCCAGGCGCCGCTCATGGGCCAACAGCACGCGCTCCAACAGCGGATGGGCAGGCACCGCGGACCAGCCGGGCGTCGCACCAGCTGGTACCAGCCCACCCCGCGGCGGGTCGGACGGCACGAAATAACCCGACTTGGGCACCGACACCACCCGACCTTCATGCTCCAGCAAGCTGTAGGCACTCTGTACGGTGGCCAACGACACGCGCAGGCGCCTGGAAAGTTCGCGTAGCGAAGGCAAGCGCCGCTCCCCACTCCTGTGGGCCTCTGTAATCAGCGCCGCAAGGTAGTGATACACCG includes:
- a CDS encoding aminotransferase class I/II-fold pyridoxal phosphate-dependent enzyme, translated to MGRSSRGEFAYQTVYHYLAALITEAHRSGERRLPSLRELSRRLRVSLATVQSAYSLLEHEGRVVSVPKSGYFVPSDPPRGGLVPAGATPGWSAVPAHPLLERVLLAHERRLARQRAATAWDNTGGVRLRNALAERYTRSSRQYWCGEDVHLGPDVQALLETVLEALSLRGATVVVASPCCWRLLQVLRRCDMQVLEVPLSDCGRLDLQRLSCLLGRESVRMLILPSCLGMPQGRLMPLRDQQRIAQLVNQHPVWLLENDLDSEHCFGAPPGSRLRDWVDPRWLMVLGSLEASVGAEAPYAYMLCRHPVLPSAIAQRGFLLAPLRQLALAQVLVRGEVDANLGGLQGELLRRMELLCEQVERHLGALVAFEMPEGGRTLWVRLHRPQSPEGLSGPVLQVVPGQRYSALGHYRQHLALTWLGEQPQALVEALQGLALALQARGGWPLVEPD